CAGCACCAAAATAGAGCGATCGCCCTCACCCACCCTGACCAATATCGTCAAATGCCGCCACACTGTATGCTAGGATGACGGCGAGATTTGGCGGGAATCCGATGAACAAACAGGAAGCAGCAGACTTTCTTGGCGTGAGTGTCCGGGCGCTTGAGCGTTACGTACAACAGGGGCGAATCAGCGTTAAGTACGAGAAAGGGAAAACTCGCCCGACTGCCAACTTTGACCCCGCCGAACTGGAAGCATTCAAGTCAGAACTGAACCAACCGACCGTAAAACCAGCCTTTGAATCTCGTCAAATAACGGGTTATCTCAGCAATTAGGTGAAGATTATGCAATTTTACAAATAGACCAAGCTCCGGCCCATACTAGTAGTGCAATTAATTGGCCTGAAAATATTATTCCCCTGCAACAAAGCCGCCTCATTCCCCTGAACTTAATCCAATTGAAAGGCTTTGGCAGTTTCTCAAAAAATCTCTTA
This region of Nostoc commune NIES-4072 genomic DNA includes:
- a CDS encoding helix-turn-helix domain-containing protein → MNKQEAADFLGVSVRALERYVQQGRISVKYEKGKTRPTANFDPAELEAFKSELNQPTVKPAFESRQITGYLSN